GAGTGAAGGTATTTACATGTCATTTGTAGCTGTCGAATATTTGGAATAGCAGCAGAACCTTACGGAGCACATGAACACAGTGACTCACCCCTGTAGGAGGGAGGCCCTCCAGCGGGTTCCTCTTGCCAGGGGGCCCGTCTGAAACGGGCCTCTTCTTGTTGGGGTCCCTCTTGGGCCTGGGCCGGACGGGGCCGCTCAGGTTGCTCTCGGAGACGGAGGGCGCCATGGcgttcccctccctcctctgggGCCGCCCGTCCACCAGCACCCAGTCCGTCTCCTGCTCGCGGAGCAGCAGGTGCGGCTGGTAGGTGAGGGCGCTGGCCAGGGCGGGGTCCAGGGCGGGGCCGTAGGGGTAGGCGGGCAGGGCCTCGGCGGGGGCGTCCTGGGAGCGCGGCGTGTGCCTCCCGCTCTCGTCCTCCGGCTCCTCGTCCTCGCCGCTGCTGTGCACCAGCATGGTGGCGTCCGACAGCGACTTCTTGTGCCCGTAGCGCAGGTCCTCCCCGCTGCCGCCCGCCTCCTCGCCCGCCTTGGTCCTCTCCAGGAAGACGTCCAGCTGGGAGCCCGAgcgcggggcggcggcggcggcgcgggggggcggggcctcggcgGCCGAGGCCGACGCCGTCCTCTCCTTCAGCTTGACGCCCTCCAGGCCGTAGGCCAGGCCGGCGATCTCGATGCTGTTGCGCTTCTGCATGCGCGTGTGGCGGGCGGTGACCAGCGGCTCGCTCACCTCCTGCAGCGAGTGCGCCACGGGCAGGCTGTCCTCCTGGAAGGTCTGCACCGAGTGGTGCACGCGCCGCGTGATCAGGTCCGGGTTGCTGCTGCTCACGTACAGGTGGCGCGACAGGTCCGGCGTGCTGTTGGCGGGCCGCGGGTACGGGtagggcggcggcggccggtACACCTGGGTCCGCATGATGTTGGGCGCGGGGTACTCCTGCGCCTGCAGCTGCACGTTGGTGAGCTCGGGCACGCTGACGGCGCCCACCACGGGCCGGCGCTCGCCCGGGTACGGGTAGGGCGAGGGGCTGTGGAAGCTGTAGTTGAGGTGGAAGGGGTAGTGGCCCGGCTGGCCGTGCTGGCGGATCTCGGGCTGGCTGTACACCAGCGGGTCGGGCCGGCTGTAGGCGTACGAGCTGCCGATGTTCAGGTTGCGCATGGAGTGGCTCTGCCGCTCGGCCGGCGGGCCGCCCCGGGTCTTCTGCCGCATCACCGTCTCGTAGTCGGGCGTGGCGCGGTACGAGGGCGGGATGAGCGCACTGTGGCGGTGCGAGGGCACGTAGTCGGCCCGCATGATGTCGCTGCCCGTGATGCTGGGGTTGGACGACATGGGCGACGGCTGCAGGTAGTGCTGCGGGTTGTTGAGCGAGCTGGTGCTCTGGGCGCTGTACACGCTGCCGTTCCGGATCCTTCCGTTGTACTCGTGCGGCGAGCGGTCCAGGCTGGTCTGCGAGTGGTAGTAGTAGCCGTTCTGATTGTTCATGTAAAGGTTGTCTGTAAGCAAAAAAAACGAGAGGTGTGGATAAGGGCCAGTGCTTACTTCTCCAGGCtaaatttactgtaaatataaaagcaaacaaTGGCAGGACATCTTCAGGAATGGAGATTCTGTATTGGGGGAGTTTAAAACCCTCTTCACACTTATTAAAAATCCACATCTAAAACGTGTCTCTACCTTGGGATGATGTGTATGGTTCAGTGTAATGGCCATTGTAATGCATCTGTGGGGGACCCATCATGTACGCTTGAGGTTttggctggggggagggggaaacagaACACAATATTACACAACAGTACATTTcaattgtatatttaaatagaaCATTACCTTGTTATTGTGGTCTCTTTGAAAATTGGGGAAAATGGGGGTTGTATAGAGAACATCTTTGCTACTGCTATTGCAGGGTCACATGAATACAAAGTGATTGCATCAAACATAATGAGCACAATTAAGTAACACTGTAAGGACTAAAAATATATCAACAGACAAGTAATTAGCTGTTCTGTTTTATTGCACGCTAATTTCAGAAATTCTAAAGTCTGTCAATCTGTGCGCTTAATTCTAAAGAACAAATGGGCAATTTCCTGGGCGTTTACCAGAGAAAGCCTGGTGGATGATCTTCGTCTTACAGGGTTGACGGCAGCAGCCTGAGTTTGGCTAGAGAAAAcattagaaatgaaaatgaatggctCTTGttctctgtactgtacagtcAGGATCTCCTGTAGGTAAAGATAACTGGGAGTTAGGCTGACAGAAGCCCCAAAGAGAACTCTCCTGAGATCAACTGCCTCTATTCAGATCTATATAAAAACACTCTTACTACTTTCATGGTTACCACTGAATTGTGTGACTTCAcaatttaaaatcattattaatAGAATACAAGACAGTAGAGTCCATATTTCTGGGTAAGAGCTGGCATCTATGAACACAAATATTGGGTTGATTCTACATCTGTCCAGAAGAGTAACCACACTGCACTTTATTATTtccagtaaacaaaaaaaactgaaccaaGCCTTTAGTTCAAGAATTCAAGACCAGGTGCAGTCAggcttattttattcttttttcattccagtatgaattgaaatatatatatatattgaaataaaatattattgttcTTTTCCCATCACCATTAGCAAAGACAGGCCTTATCTGTAATGTATGTAACTTCTTAATAATAAACACTCAGTTTCATGCTAATGTCACCATCAGGGAAACTCCTAGGTCTGTAGGTACCAGGTTCAATTTACATACATGCAATGGCTTACGGTGGAACTGTCAACTTCAGTCTCCATTTTTATTGCATACTTACCTTTGACTAAACTGAGAAAAGCTTTTTATAAATATTCTACCTCAGAAAAAATGATCACTGGCTGCACAGGGACATTTCAGTGAACGTACAGTACAGTGAGCAGGACTGGTGACACCCACAAAGTGAAAGAATGGAAACACAAGGCTAGGTGGCCATGGAAAGAGAGTGTTTGCTCACCCCTTGATAGAAGGCAGAGAAGGACGGGAAAGCATTGGAAAGCGAGGAAAGGAAAGAGTGAGAATAGACTTCTGGGAGCTCTCAGAAGGCGGGGCTTCGCTCTCCTCTCTGGAGACAGGAAAGGGACAGGAGTGAGGAGAGCCGAGAGGAACAGCGGCGACGCGGGCGAAAGACACGGGCGCGAAACGGGGCGCGGGGACACTTACAGACTGCTTTTGTTTATCTTATAAAACTTGTGCCGGGCCAGGCACATCCGGCACACGTATTTGGATGTTTCCATGTCCTcctgaacaaaagaaaaagcaaaaaaaaaaaaaaacatttaaaatggacaCAATTTGGTTGCCTTTCAGGCGCAGCTGTTACATTCACACCACACAAGTCACGTTATCATTCTGGTTTGATAGTGAAAATATAGGCTCTTTACTTTCATGTGTAAGTCACCAGGCCTTGTACTACAATCAATGAGTTGTAGCTaaacacaaaaattaatttaacacaTTCTTCCTCATTTTgcttattattcttattttgcctattcattttatttctcgAAAGCAAAAACCATGTAGTGACACACATAAACCCGTGAAAGggaaaatggcaacaaatatttttatctgaGACATAAAAACTCCTAGTTCGGGCAATGGGCaatctttcttcttttcatctATTTTTTATCAACTACATTCAATTCCAAATGGCTTTTTCCTTTCAGCACAATCACTCAGGTTGATGCCATATCCCAGCGCATTATGAATTCTATCCAACCAGGGGGAAATCCATCAGCAGCCTCACAGACACATCCAACAAAACCTGCATAACATGACCCTGTATGACACTCTCTGGTTTAACACATCAAAATATTATCAAAtcttaatgaaaaatgaaacattctttCAGTTCCtaaacagcatttttgttttgtaggtgaAAGTATCGCACCCCTCTTCTGTAGCTACCATGTCACCCAAAAGTGAGAAAAGCCATTCGCAAGGTCCTGCTGTAACAAGCAGGCCATGTTAATCTGTCTAAGATGTGCTGAACCTTCAAGGGCTTGCCACCATCACTTTTTATTGTTCCTGTAGCTGGCGATTACTCACTCCCACTtgacaaacaaaatcaaactgtACCAGCCTAGGAGGCTCAAAACAAGGAACTACCATCTGCAACTTCTAAtgacaccatttaaaaaaaacaagttaacaCATGAATATGCACGCCATCAtttcaagaaaacaaataaataaaccaaaatatatatttatgtttaaaataattttttaaacataagtGATGAGAAAGTATGTGTGTCGTGTGGCAGTCGGGAGACTTACAGTCTGGAACTGAATGGTGTCTTCTTTGTTCGCCAGCTCCAGAGCAAAGAAAGACTTATTGTGAGTCATGTTGTTAATGTCATTCCACCTACACAGCCAattaaaacagggaaaaaagatGGTAAATGTGGTTACAATTTTAGACACTGCAATTACAGACAGGCTAGAAATACATAATATGACATGAAAACCTCCATGCAAGCCTTTTAATAAACACTGCGAATGTGGACGTCCTTCACACATCCTAATATAACAGCGGTAGTGGCTTATAAGGACATACGGTGAAGCTGAATGAAATGAGTGACAGAGGCTGCGAGCCTTTAATGGCAGCACATCACACAGACCTTTAAGCAGGTAGGGCCAAAGTTTTAATTAACCGCGAAAATAAACTGTGCAACAAATAACACGTCCCCATCTTTATGGAGACCCACGCATTTAGAAGCATATCGTATTGCCGGGCTGTTTCTTTTCCGTTCTGAGCTCCCGTTCCTTACGTTCTCACCTAAATATAACGGGAGGCCTGCCGTTTTTGTGCTTCACAAAGATCCCATCCAGACATGCCCCGATGAGCACATCAGTGCCTTGGCTGTCCTGTTGCAGTGAAGAGAAAGCACGACACGCCACATCAGCTGTTGCATTTCCCCTGTTCGTTACATCAGCTCGCTGGAAGCCTTTACTGTTCTTTAGCAGCTCTAATAACATTACTGTCCATAATGCAATCCAGGTATTTCTGCTTTGCATTAGCTAGGCCCATGTACCATTTGAGCTGATCTGATTATTTAGATGGCAGGTCAAATTGGCAGGGGCATTAAAAGCATGATGCTCTCACTGAATCTGCTTAAATGGCAAGTATCAAATACTGAGTGCCTCCACCATTAATGTTTCTTGATTCTAAGTGCTAATGTATCTGAAAAAAAGCTACTGATGATAGCCAAATTGCAAAACTATTTGTGGcgttaaaaaacataaaatgaatacattatgaATGAATACGATATTTCCTCAGAATCTTTTAGAGAGACCTTGTGGCATGATACCAAAAATGCctaaaaacaaattcagttatGCACTGTACAATATAATTCAACAGATGAGTTAGGCAtcgtaaaaaataaacatcaggcaatttgatgacatcacataatAACGTTTAAATCAATAAAGTTCATCTGGAGTGCTATCTACCCATCCAGATCGCTTCACTGAGATTTGATGAGTTTTCTGGGTATCCCCTGCAGCTCACCCATATAGCACAAACCTCAATAGGGCCAACATTCGAGGCACTCAAAGTGccaaaaattaacatttgaaaaaatcaacagaaacttctctttccaaatataatgacaGTTACTCAAACATCCACAGAcctcattgttttaaaacatcgTTTCAACATTGTATTAACAATGTTGACACTGCACTCCAGAAAATTAGTGTGCTTTAGTCGAGACCGAGTACAGATATGCACAGTTGGCGTATTTCAGTAGAAAGTAGTTTTCAATGAAACCATGAACAACAACAGCTGTCAATGTTTGTGTTTAACCATGTCATTATATATGGAAAGAGATGTTGCAGTTGAGTTTTTCGAATGAAACTTTTTGCCACAAAAACTTTGCCCACTGAGGTCCGTTGTGTCAGATATCTagaaaacttcaaaaatctcagcaaaactatctggatggatagatagcacCATGGAAACATAGCTTTATTCCATTTTTGAGTGAACTGTGCCTTTAAATATCCGACAAAGACAATCGGATATAACAGACTTTGTGAATTAGCCATATGAAGAGCATATGTGAGACAAGTAAAAATGATCTGTTTTCAGTCAACAAAAGAGCTATTCATGCAGAAGGTCTGCCATACACAAGCCGAGTATGACACAACTCCACTGCCAAAGCACAAgatattcagtgtgtgtgcgtagcaAGCAAGCTGCTTTATGTGGAGATATAGCTTTCCATAgaccatattttaaaaatgactatggGCACAGTCTTTGTGAACTGTGTGAAAATGCCACAGTGGGGAGTTGAGCTAGTCCTGTAAGGGACTGTTAAGCAGGAACACCAAATTACTGAGGAATGGAAAGGTCTGTTCAGTACTGATACAGTAGGTCTGCTTTACTAGTGTGTCCATACAAAGCACTGCCACCCTAAAGACTTCTGGCAACAGCAACGGACAAAACACATTGAACATAACACACTCTGAGTTACTAGAAAGTAAAATGTACAAGTAAAAGGAACACATTTGTGATTTTGTTAAACAGactataaaaataaactctTTAACTCCAACTTAAATTGTAAATTATATGATGTTCACATTAGCTTATGCTGGCATTCAAATTTCCCATTTCTGACCACAGGTATGattgtttaactttttttcagtCTACAGTTTTAAACTTTACATTAAAATCAGGTtgagtgctttttaaaaaaaaaaaaatatgggacATGATGcctttggtttttatttgtttgctttttgtgaACCCCACgcacagtaaaataatacaaaatgaaataactcTAGTCCACCCGCGTCAAGCTGTTAGCGTGGTTTGACTGGGTCTCTTCTCACCTTGGCTTGATAACTCTCCTGGCCATAGCCTTCCATCTTCTCCACCTCCTGCATGTACAGCATTTCAGCCTCTGGGGCTGGCAGGCCTCTGCATGAGAACATAACACAGGGTTCCTGTCTCGCACACTGGACCATACACGTCATCGTCCTATATCACACCCGATACTGATAAAAAGGGGAACTGAGATTTTAGTGCGCTCTGTTATTACACAATCCACAATACTGTTCAACCTTGCACCAAAATGATTCAACTTACTACAAAgcgattagttttttttttttaaaacatagtgAGCTACTTTCCTTTGTTCTTTGTTTGGACAAGAATAATATAAACAATTTACAGACGTGTCTGTGCCAAGGCTGGCAGATATTTTCAGTCCCGCATCATATTGAAGTCGTAGGTTCTGATCAGTGATAAATGGCTCTCGGTGCAGGCGGTAAGCACTTGAAAGGCTATGAGCCAGGTTCAGCGATTCCGCTTTTATCTGTTCTATATAAATCACCGCTGACAATTCATCAAAAGACTCCTCAAAACTATAAACCGAAACAGATGATGGCATCGTGTGAGCATCTTTACTGCATTAGTTCCAATAGATGAATTACTGCTTAAAGCCAGATCAGAGGGTTCCACCCACATGTGGAAAAACACGGACGGTAAATCTACACTTCAGCGGGTCTGCCATGTTCTATGTTCTTACCTGTACTTCTGATAGAGCAAGGCCACTTTCTGAGTGGCTTCTTCCAGCACTCTTTCATCTTGGATCCATCCCTTCAGAGCAATGAAAAACAGGACAGCATGGGCATCGTGACACAtgcatttgcaaaaatgtaaaaacatggcaaattttatttaatccaaTTATGCTTCCTTAACCATATAGTGCCAAAAGGTAAAACACTTACAATAGGAAACAACACAAACTTTTGCAGAAATTCCTGGGATTCATAGCGATTGAAGTCACCAAAATCAgctggggaagaaaaaaagcatcagagtaaatattttcaatttaaaaagcattccaaTTTTAAACAACAGAATGTTTTACAAAGTATCAATATTTTTATGGCACTGCTATCAAAGCCCAATTAATGAGACAATTATGCCTGGTTGTAAAGATTGTGTATCACCTaagtgagggagtgggggtgtaCTCTACTCATTTCAATAGAGTTTACGCTCTTTAAGAGTCTAGCCAGACAATTAATAGGAAATGAGATAAACAGCCAAATTAACCACAGAGACATCAATAAATCTTGCCTTACATTCAAACTCCACTCTTTCAGTTTCAGAATGCGCCAAGGTGGCATATATGCAACAATCTGAGGATAAAACACTTCTTGATTTTGCAATCCTCCTCAAATCAATTCATCCAAGGTTACATGTGCTTATACAATTAAGGAACACCAACTCACTAAAAGTGAAACGGAAATCTTAGAATGTCAAGAGACTTTCTGGACAACCACTACAGGCTAATTTTAGCAATGGTGAGACTGCTACTGTACGGAATCGATTCACGGTTTGAAACTGCAGCGGTGCAATGCTAACAGCAATTTCAAACTGCCATCGGAAATGTTAACAGCTATGTTGGGCATTCCAACTATTGACCTAACCGTGTACTAAAACCAGCATAGGCAATCCTGCCAACGAGCAAAAATAGATGCGGCTACATCTTCAGACTAAACAGCCGAAAGCAACCTTACATAATGCACCCAAAGCGAATGGCACAAAACACCATTTTAGCTTGACTATAACTGCGGCATTCTTTACCCCGACATGTGATTCACGTCAAGCGGCAGTTTGGACCTGGTTGCAATAGCGAGTGATCTCAGTTCCTCTGCTATGTTAACACCAGGCCAGTAACTTTTGCTGCCAGATATATCTTTGCCAGCAGTGTTTGAGATTCTTTTCCTTAGCAAAGGCTGGTTGGAAATGTCATGGCTTGAATCTCAATTTGCTCAGCGCGGGCACTAGTGTTACAGCTCCGTAAAGTGTGTACTGTAGCATGCTGGATACACACGTGTTACCATACGACCATACCACTGCGCACCAGCATTACAGCTCTGTAAAGCACGTCTTGTAGTACACATGAAACCTACATGCTACCCGTACCATTATGCACTATGTAGTAATGGTTCCTTCCATTATGCATATATCCTTCCTACAAGTGGCACAAGCGGCTTCAGAAGACGTACTGTGGTGGAGCATATTTAAAAGAGACCTGCTTGTACACAGTTAACATCTTCGGGATCAATACAGCAGGGCCAAAGTACAGAATTTACTTTGACAAGCCATCTGAGCAGTGAGAAACATATAACCATGCAGCATGGCGTGTCGCTGCCTCTGAGCTGGTGATCAATCTCCACTCCCCAGACAAAATGTGCTcatctgaaatgttttactgtccCAGATCACGCTACCTTGCACAGCTAAGGCAGCCAGCCGTATGGCCTGCTCTATGGAGCAAGGTATTCGGCCTTCCAAGATATCTTTCTTCAGCTGAAGGTAATACTGGTatctgcaggaggaggaagaggaaaaggaggTGAGTGTAGTTACTTTGCTCAGATGAAAGATGCAAACCTGTAAGATTATGTAAgattatataggctacatgctGGGAGGAATTCAACAACACAAATCACTAAATCATGTAGTAACATTTTACAGGAAGATTTTCTAAAGGTTTGTCACTGCTTGGTGAGACTGGGATGACCATGCAGAACTGATTCTCCTCTTTGTACGTACCAACATTCAGGGCAACACAGAAACTAGTTTCACCAAGAATATTTTAACCAAGCGGAGCTCACCTTGTTATCTCCTGCTGTAACTGGCCCACACTTGGCACATAAAACACTACTCCGAAGTAAACCGTGGGCTCCAAGCCATATTTGTCCAGCTGTTTTTTCAGCGGCTTTTCCAAGTCAATCCATCTCTGTTGGTTTTGCTTGTTGAAGTACCAGAGACTGAAATATGTCACCTGGATGacaaacaatttcattttcagtaacaATTTCTTTGTCAGTGCAATGGGACAACCTGTGGCTTCTTTATGAAAACAGGGAATAGAAGCATGTGAAACCAGGTCAATGGAAGCACACCTCCCTCTAAAATAGCTACTTATCAGGCGTTTTCCACTTTCTCTGTCAATCAGCAGAACTTCTTAAGAGACATTTAAGGGATGTCCTGAGGAGTAAATATTCCCCTTTCAAGGTTCTATCCTGACTTTCAGCAGCCAAATATCGTACAATTACCTTTAAATTATACTGCTGATGGTTGTGTCTGCATATTTTCCCATTATATTTAACATTCAACTGCAGTGATGCAACGGACCTTTCCTTAAGAGCCAAGTAACAGCATAACATAACCACAAAGCTATCAAAACAGTCTTTTTGACAAATAGAATACTAgtaaattctaaataaaaagtcaaaagACTGTTGAAAGACTGTTGTTGGAGTATGGCTCTAATTGTTATGTCCAACTTTACCACTGCCACTTTGGAATAAATTGTTTATAAAGCAGATTTaacattgtattcatttttgtcccctctTGGAAAAATTTAGTTTGATAATACAGATTACcaacaaaaatattacttcacgGTAACAGATGCAGCTTGCTTATGGCAGAGGAATCGTTTTTGAATCCCTGACTTATTATTCCTGGTGTATTAGCAGCGCAACTATCTAGACCCTCAGGCCTCCCTGCCAGATTTACAGCTTCATTTATAGTTCAACACCAATTAGAGTAACATGAAGAATACAGGATTACAAGGACaactacacacactctcagtcacTGGCATTACTTGAGGGGTGAACAGTAGGCTCCTCTAGGATGATGATTTACAGTTAAGAAgctaaaaaaagtaaaaagatcGCATTTAAGTCTTTAATAAACACCAAAGTCATTTTCGAACCATACAGTCTCCTCACAATCGCAAGATAAAATAAGGTACCTTGTTCTGATGGAGTGGAAAATACACTGGTCAACAAAACTGAATCACTGCAACGAGCTTAACACAATGCAGACCTGCACAACTGCGCTGGCCGTTCCTCGAGTTCATAGCTGGCACATAGTGTCACCGCATGACTAAGGGCATGCGGTATGCCAGTGGCTGAAACCAGTGACACTTAATTGCTCAAATGACAATGCTGGCTTGTGTAATACAGACTGCTGCTGTGGCAGAAGGATGTGAAGGTACACAAAGAAGTCAGTTTCACCGATAGGTAAGCGCAAGCAAGGATCGCGTGCCTCAGTGGCCAATACATACCTCTCGTAGCTCTAGTCTCTGAGCAACAGCTTCCAGACATTCCTGACCGACGCTCTCCACAGAAAGTGTGAACTCAACAAATTCGCCGTTGAGCAGCTGGATGCGCGTAACAAGGCAGCTTTTGCTGGAGACCGTGTACCTTCGTGTTCTCTTTAGTTTCAATCCAAATGGTAAGGGCATTGTTCACTCTCTGTCTGCTGACGTCCCTCCGTTGACCAGAAATATCTGTCCCCGTGTTTTCTAAAACCTAACCCAGTAACATGTGACTGGATATTCAGAATTCCACACAGCAGATGCATGTGTTCCTAAAGAGAACATTGAATTAAGATAAGAGTTTGAACATGCAACATGgttcaaagtacattttacaatttGGATGTCCACCATGTGTCAGGCCTCCACCACTGGATGTGTGTAAATTTGGGGATTTATGCCAAACgccaaaaatgaatgacaaatgaCAACAAGAGCCGTCTTCACAACTCTAGTCTTGCCTAGATTACTGATCTTACTGAAATTACTGATTACtgaaacgcgaatgtctgtgactgactgactgagtgcttgatgaagttacaccactggtcggccgagttatgtcgccggatcacgtgtgttaggtccagccatatactaggttttaacctggtcttgtttttcttaaaaagcTATATCAATGCTTTCATGAAGTGTTTATATGTCCTAGTACAATGATTGATATTGAAACCCAGCTAATGGTATAACATTTCGTTTAAAATATGAAGTATTAAATTAGTGGCTTGCTAAATTGCTTTCagataataacaaaaacaggcaAGTTGGCTAATTAAGGTACGGTGCGCATGGGCCGAAGACCAGAAAAAGAATGGCACAAACTTTGACCGTGGCAGGTGGGAAAGATGGCTAGCAAAGTGCGTTAGTATTTTTGAGTCAGAGACGGAGTAGAATCTCAACATTTTTGCTAAACAAATAACTGGACGTGACATGGCCGGGTGATCAACGCTCCCATCTTGCCGTTAAAGCTCAGCAGCGTCAAAAGTGTTAGCTATACAGTAACGTTCACTTGTTAACCGACAAAATATAACGTTACTAATTTCAGCATCTTGTACtaacaataattaatttatacgTCACTTGGTCGTCTTTAAAAACGTTAAATACTTTCTGATAATGTTAAGTAGAGTAGTTAAGCTAGTCTAGCTAAATTGACAACTGTGCTTCCCAAACGTTAGCTGACTAAGGATATctggctagctagttaatgtTCGCCAAAGCAATatccaaataaataacatgGCATTGGCTTGCCGTTGGGGCAATCTGCAATAAATCAGCTAGTCTAGTTAACTAGCCAATCTAGCCAGCTATCAAATTTAATCCTATCACGCAAGTAGCCAACTAACGCAGCTATCCATCTGCCTTCTGTCATCACGTCTCAAGGATGGCAGAAAAACAACGTTAGCAAAAAGCTAGCCACTTAAAATCAATGAGAAACAGTGATTTAAAGACAGCTAGCAAACTTCAGGTAGTCTAGTTTGTGAAGATAACGTAGCTAAACCATCATCAGCTAGACAGTCTAAAGTGAAACTTGCTTGCAAACAAATCACACTGTACAGTTATCGCAACTAACGGTAGATACTTTCTACCAACTGTAGTATCTGATTAACGTTATATAGCACTAGCTAATGTTGATAGCTGACCAGATAATACATTGCTGACAAGCTAGTGGTACCTCCCTAATGTTACCTAtcgaacaaaataaaatcagaaaccAGTTAATATTATCTAGCTCGCGACATAACTGGCTGCGATTTTACAACGTTCTAACTCGTGATAATTTAGCTAACTAGCAAG
This window of the Anguilla anguilla isolate fAngAng1 chromosome 1, fAngAng1.pri, whole genome shotgun sequence genome carries:
- the ptpn21 gene encoding tyrosine-protein phosphatase non-receptor type 21 isoform X1, coding for MPLPFGLKLKRTRRYTVSSKSCLVTRIQLLNGEFVEFTLSVESVGQECLEAVAQRLELREVTYFSLWYFNKQNQQRWIDLEKPLKKQLDKYGLEPTVYFGVVFYVPSVGQLQQEITRYQYYLQLKKDILEGRIPCSIEQAIRLAALAVQADFGDFNRYESQEFLQKFVLFPIGWIQDERVLEEATQKVALLYQKYRGLPAPEAEMLYMQEVEKMEGYGQESYQAKDSQGTDVLIGACLDGIFVKHKNGRPPVIFRWNDINNMTHNKSFFALELANKEDTIQFQTEDMETSKYVCRMCLARHKFYKINKSSLEESEAPPSESSQKSILTLSFPRFPMLSRPSLPSIKGQTQAAAVNPVRRRSSTRLSLPKPQAYMMGPPQMHYNGHYTEPYTSSQDNLYMNNQNGYYYHSQTSLDRSPHEYNGRIRNGSVYSAQSTSSLNNPQHYLQPSPMSSNPSITGSDIMRADYVPSHRHSALIPPSYRATPDYETVMRQKTRGGPPAERQSHSMRNLNIGSSYAYSRPDPLVYSQPEIRQHGQPGHYPFHLNYSFHSPSPYPYPGERRPVVGAVSVPELTNVQLQAQEYPAPNIMRTQVYRPPPPYPYPRPANSTPDLSRHLYVSSSNPDLITRRVHHSVQTFQEDSLPVAHSLQEVSEPLVTARHTRMQKRNSIEIAGLAYGLEGVKLKERTASASAAEAPPPRAAAAAPRSGSQLDVFLERTKAGEEAGGSGEDLRYGHKKSLSDATMLVHSSGEDEEPEDESGRHTPRSQDAPAEALPAYPYGPALDPALASALTYQPHLLLREQETDWVLVDGRPQRREGNAMAPSVSESNLSGPVRPRPKRDPNKKRPVSDGPPGKRNPLEGLPPTGGMKKGTRPDFKKMGPLKVAALNGLAHSRMPMHDEGKDEPEQASNDERCKVLEQRLEQGMVFTEYEQVPKRRPEGDWSTALLPESGERNRFQDVLPYDDTRVELVPTKENNTGYINASHIRVTVGGEEWSYIASQGPLSNTCQDFWQMVWEQGVAIIAMVTAEEEGGREKSFRYWPRLGSRHNTVTYGRFKITTRFRTDSGCYATTGLKIKHLLTGQERTVWHLQYTDWPDHGCPEDFKGFLAYLEEIQSVRRHTNSTTDPKINNLPVLVHCSAGVGRTGVVILSEIMIACLEHNEMLDVPTALNMLRQQRMMMVQTISQYTFVYKVLIQFLKNSRLI
- the ptpn21 gene encoding tyrosine-protein phosphatase non-receptor type 21 isoform X2; amino-acid sequence: MPLPFGLKLKRTRRYTVSSKSCLVTRIQLLNGEFVEFTLSVESVGQECLEAVAQRLELREVTYFSLWYFNKQNQQRWIDLEKPLKKQLDKYGLEPTVYFGVVFYVPSVGQLQQEITRYQYYLQLKKDILEGRIPCSIEQAIRLAALAVQADFGDFNRYESQEFLQKFVLFPIGWIQDERVLEEATQKVALLYQKYRGLPAPEAEMLYMQEVEKMEGYGQESYQAKDSQGTDVLIGACLDGIFVKHKNGRPPVIFRWNDINNMTHNKSFFALELANKEDTIQFQTEDMETSKYVCRMCLARHKFYKINKSSLQTQAAAVNPVRRRSSTRLSLPKPQAYMMGPPQMHYNGHYTEPYTSSQDNLYMNNQNGYYYHSQTSLDRSPHEYNGRIRNGSVYSAQSTSSLNNPQHYLQPSPMSSNPSITGSDIMRADYVPSHRHSALIPPSYRATPDYETVMRQKTRGGPPAERQSHSMRNLNIGSSYAYSRPDPLVYSQPEIRQHGQPGHYPFHLNYSFHSPSPYPYPGERRPVVGAVSVPELTNVQLQAQEYPAPNIMRTQVYRPPPPYPYPRPANSTPDLSRHLYVSSSNPDLITRRVHHSVQTFQEDSLPVAHSLQEVSEPLVTARHTRMQKRNSIEIAGLAYGLEGVKLKERTASASAAEAPPPRAAAAAPRSGSQLDVFLERTKAGEEAGGSGEDLRYGHKKSLSDATMLVHSSGEDEEPEDESGRHTPRSQDAPAEALPAYPYGPALDPALASALTYQPHLLLREQETDWVLVDGRPQRREGNAMAPSVSESNLSGPVRPRPKRDPNKKRPVSDGPPGKRNPLEGLPPTGGMKKGTRPDFKKMGPLKVAALNGLAHSRMPMHDEGKDEPEQASNDERCKVLEQRLEQGMVFTEYEQVPKRRPEGDWSTALLPESGERNRFQDVLPYDDTRVELVPTKENNTGYINASHIRVTVGGEEWSYIASQGPLSNTCQDFWQMVWEQGVAIIAMVTAEEEGGREKSFRYWPRLGSRHNTVTYGRFKITTRFRTDSGCYATTGLKIKHLLTGQERTVWHLQYTDWPDHGCPEDFKGFLAYLEEIQSVRRHTNSTTDPKINNLPVLVHCSAGVGRTGVVILSEIMIACLEHNEMLDVPTALNMLRQQRMMMVQTISQYTFVYKVLIQFLKNSRLI